DNA from Nymphaea colorata isolate Beijing-Zhang1983 chromosome 4, ASM883128v2, whole genome shotgun sequence:
gtgattaacaataacaaaaataaaagcttGGATCAAAGAAAAACCTGTACATACACACTCTCATCtatttgtctttctctctaGAATCTACCAGTGTGTCCCACTCAGCTTTATTTTTTACAGAAATTGAATATGGCTCATCATTCAATAACCCAACCCGTTTAAAAAAGGGGAAAGATCATATCATatgaaagaaaactaaaaattatattgagGAAAGTAAAGGGAGAAGAGTATGGGGACAGAAAACTCGGATAATTCCGATACGAGTCAGGAGAAGAAGGCCTCGATGCAAGCGGTTCTGACGTTGCCGCAGAGTGGGCAGTGCGTGAGAGATCGGGCGCAGAGGCAGCAGACGCAGAGGTGGCGGCAGGGCAGCACCACCACCGACGCCTCCTTCCGCCGGCACTCCCGGCACGGCCCCATTGGTCCCAGGACGGGTTCGAAGTTGCACGACTCGGCGTCATCCGGCTCTTCCCCGGCGCGGCTGGGCATCGCCTCCGCGGAGGCCAATCTAGCCTGGAGGGTCGCGGCGGCGGCCTCCTGAGCCCTGGCGGCGGTCTGCCAAAATCGCGCCTCGGCCCGGAGCTGCTCCACCTTCTCCTCGAGCTCGGCGTTCCGCCTGGAGACTCGCTCCCTTTCAGTTTCCTTCTCCCTCAGCTTCCGTGTTGCGATCCGCTCCACAGCCGAGACGAGCGCCCCGTATTGCTTCTGCCGCTTCCTTATCAGATTCTGGCGCAACTGGTCGCTCTGTTCAGTTTCCAGGGATCACAGAGGAGGGGAGCAGTTAGCATTCTGATTACTATTAGTTTGCATATATGCTgatgacagagagagagggaaagttGGTTTTTCTAGGCTGCTTCTGCTAAAGATGAAGAAAGGCTACCAATTGAACTTAAAATAGCGGAAAGAAGATACTGAATGATTTCGTTGGGTACATAAAAATgacattgaagaaaaaatgccTTCATAGATTAAATTTAAAGattaaaaacaactaaaaaaaaaaaaaaaactgcaccAATCGAAGGAATGAAAGCAAAACTCTTGAGTTAGATGAACAAGGGATTTGGTAGGCACCTGTACTCTGATGAGATGATTGATTTCTTGTTGGTGCTGgttgagaagaagagaaaggtcATTGGCCATGAGGGAGGGGCTGGTTTGATTCTGTTGGTCTTCAAGAGAGAGCCGTAGGCCTGTGAACACGGGCGATGAGGATGTGGAGATGGGCGCCTTAGCAGATGCAGCAGGGAGACGAAGGTCCTCCAAATTTATCATGCAAGGACTCTCCTGTTGTTGGTGGTATTGCTGTTGATGCTGTGCTTGGGGCGGTTGCAGGAAGGCCATTGCCGAATTCGAATGAGGGATGCTGCTTCCTACTGAAATATAATCACGAAAGattgtatgagagagagagagagagagaggaaaagagagaggaagagagggagagagattacAGTGGCTAATGAAATTGTCATCAGGAGTTTGGAATGCATAATCTGAACCTAGAGCAGCACCAAGCAATTCTTTTTCCTGACCGTTCCTGCAAAAGGGAAAAGTAAACAATGACCAGGACATCTTTTGACGAGAAATGATtatgaaatgaagaaagaaaagagcacTGAATAATTCAGAAATAAGGCTTCTGTGAgaaccttttcttttctgtgaaAATGAAAACAGGGAATGAAgtaaaagaaatggaaataggCGCTACTCGGTGCCTAGATTTTGAATGACGAAAACGGTAAACAAACCAAAGGAGAAGAGAAGGCTCCCAAAACTTGTACCGAGAAACAattattgaataaaaaagaaaaatagtacAAGGGGAAACCTTATGCTATTGAAAATGGGGATTCAACAGGGACCTGCCCATCTGTTTTTGGTGAATGGTGAATGAACAAACAACAGAGAGCAATCGAGAAAATGTGAGGAAGAAAATTGCTGTTGAGAAAGAGCAAGGACGCAAAACAGAGTCTGgcgatcaaaattttgatgtaaaattaagcaatgagaaaaatgaagcaACAAACCTGTTTGTGAAATCAGGAAGCCAGAAGTTTGATGGGTGTTGAGCCTGAACCGCCATGTTTCTAAGGAAGCGAAATGAAGAACGAGACCGGCGAGAAAGGAAGAAGGGCAGTGAAGAACGATTGGAATCTGGTCACAACAAAGCCCGAGGCAGAGCGTTGGTGAGCATCTACTCGTTCCATCTATACATCCCCTTCTTTCCCCTTTATCTCAGTTtccttcttttgcttcctcACAACTCAACCAAGTATGAATTCCGTTCAAGGAATCACCGCGTCTTCCAATAAGGACCTCCAAccgaaaagaagaaaatctctCTCAATCAATATTCTAGATTTCTTCAGTGGGcagccttctttttcttctttctggttGATGCCTACTTctgcttcttgttttctctcgGTGATGGTGATGATAATGCCGTCGACGATGGATGGTTTGTGCACAACTGCACATACGAATGCAGGTGGATGGAAAAGTAGAAAGAAGGGAATATATATGGcatctctcgctctctctctctctctccccccctttTTTCTTCCAGGATTTAAATAACTGCAACGATTTAAATTCTATGATCAATGTTTGACTTGGAAAATTGGTGTCCCCAAATCGAGATTTGTTTTCGAGTCTCGCGTTTCTTGTTTCGAGGAGAATGAGTCTTGGACtctttatatataaacatgctAGTTTTGTCAATCTGTTCTTTGACATTTTCTgccaaggaaggaaaaaaaaaaaaaacaaaaaaagccagAGGCTCGCAACGGTAACTCTcttgctttttcatattttcagaaCCTTGAAATCCATGGACGATAAACGAGTTCAAAGTCGTAGTAACTAAAGGCACATTTAGAGCTTATGACTTTTTCACATCACACTTGGCAATTTTTCTGTCCTGGGAAAACGAAGGGAAGAGGTTCCATATATCCGACCTATTCTATAGGCTCATTGCTGTCAGTGTGAATCCACATCTATTTTAGGTTGcagttgttttcatttttctatctcTAATTTCTTGAACCTTGGGACGCGTATACTTGAAAAAAAGCGCCTTAAACAACCAGTTAATGTGGCGTTGCCTGTAATGGAGATCTGAAGGTTCTTGTATATAAATTTTGGAATGAGAAACTTCAATTCCCACTAAGTATGGCAACTTAGGATGCAGATCAATTAAAAATGTGTGGCAATAAAATCCCAATACCATGAATATAGATTAGGATGCTACCCAGTTTCAATTTCCT
Protein-coding regions in this window:
- the LOC116252191 gene encoding E3 ubiquitin-protein ligase BOI-like, which translates into the protein MAVQAQHPSNFWLPDFTNRNGQEKELLGAALGSDYAFQTPDDNFISHLGSSIPHSNSAMAFLQPPQAQHQQQYHQQQESPCMINLEDLRLPAASAKAPISTSSSPVFTGLRLSLEDQQNQTSPSLMANDLSLLLNQHQQEINHLIRVQSDQLRQNLIRKRQKQYGALVSAVERIATRKLREKETERERVSRRNAELEEKVEQLRAEARFWQTAARAQEAAAATLQARLASAEAMPSRAGEEPDDAESCNFEPVLGPMGPCRECRRKEASVVVLPCRHLCVCCLCARSLTHCPLCGNVRTACIEAFFS